From Frateuria aurantia DSM 6220, one genomic window encodes:
- a CDS encoding M14 family metallopeptidase, producing MRPKHLHCQLRGLAILAFACLSLHASEPDHWITPAEASHFQTTPDPETSLAYLRRLAQAAPQRLQLETIGRSPEGRPMVVAIASRDGVFDPETARARHLPVVLIQGGIHPGEIEGADAGLMLLRDFALQGRQRHLADHLVLVYLPVFSVDGLANSSPWHRINQNGPQTQGFRGQSQYLNLNRDYIKADAPEMRDWLRLWNHWRPDEFVDIHTTDGADYPYDLTWYTEDPHKLDPAVDQWQQTLMHQLLPAYQADGHLASPYLEFRDGRDPSKGIENFGSGPRFSTGYAALQNRPGLLVETHMLKPYGVRVKAVYDLVAELLGQINRHPEALLAATTRADADTVATSDQTDHPIPLTFKLDPVPTRHEFRAYAWTLSASAISGQSWIHYDRSRQRTLSIPDWNRLLPDISVTEPAAYVIPAPWTVIIDRIKAHGLRYQKLPQATTLTAQSYQLSDPVWASHPFEGHLMLTRFAQSRQPRTVRLPPGSIVVPMNQRAARVAMALLEPQAPDSLLHWGYLNAIFEAKEYGEPRVLEQLAQDMLIKDPDMKAAFDHKLASDPAFAADPQARLQYFFDRSPWHAAQGVGAYPVLRLDAAELARLQAQPQPATEPRSSGHT from the coding sequence ATGAGACCAAAGCATCTTCATTGCCAGCTGCGAGGGCTGGCCATCCTCGCGTTCGCCTGCCTGAGCCTTCATGCCAGCGAGCCGGATCACTGGATCACACCAGCCGAAGCCAGCCATTTCCAGACCACACCGGACCCTGAGACTTCGCTGGCCTATCTTCGCCGACTGGCGCAGGCCGCGCCGCAGCGCCTGCAACTGGAAACCATCGGCCGCTCGCCGGAGGGCCGCCCCATGGTTGTCGCCATCGCAAGCCGCGACGGCGTCTTTGATCCCGAGACGGCCCGCGCGCGTCATCTGCCGGTGGTCCTGATTCAGGGCGGCATCCACCCGGGCGAGATCGAGGGTGCCGATGCCGGCCTCATGCTGCTTCGCGACTTCGCCTTGCAAGGCCGGCAGCGCCACCTGGCCGACCATCTGGTGCTGGTCTATCTTCCGGTTTTCAGCGTGGACGGGCTGGCCAACAGCTCGCCCTGGCACCGGATCAACCAGAACGGCCCTCAAACGCAGGGTTTCCGTGGCCAATCGCAGTATCTCAATCTCAACCGGGATTACATCAAGGCCGATGCGCCTGAAATGCGCGACTGGCTGCGCCTGTGGAACCATTGGCGGCCTGATGAGTTCGTCGATATCCACACCACCGACGGCGCCGATTACCCCTATGACCTGACCTGGTATACCGAGGATCCGCACAAGCTGGACCCGGCCGTGGACCAATGGCAGCAGACCCTGATGCACCAGCTGCTTCCCGCCTATCAGGCCGATGGTCATCTCGCCTCACCCTATCTGGAGTTCAGGGACGGCAGGGATCCCTCGAAGGGCATCGAAAATTTCGGTTCGGGCCCCCGTTTCTCCACCGGCTACGCCGCGCTGCAGAATCGTCCCGGGCTTCTGGTCGAAACCCATATGCTCAAACCTTACGGCGTCCGGGTCAAAGCGGTATATGACCTGGTGGCAGAGTTGCTGGGCCAGATCAACCGCCATCCGGAGGCCCTGCTTGCCGCCACGACTCGGGCCGATGCCGACACCGTGGCGACAAGCGATCAGACTGACCACCCGATCCCCCTGACCTTCAAGCTGGACCCGGTGCCGACCCGTCACGAATTTCGTGCCTATGCCTGGACCTTGAGCGCAAGCGCGATTTCAGGCCAATCGTGGATCCACTATGACCGCTCACGACAACGGACGCTGTCGATCCCCGACTGGAACCGGCTGCTGCCGGATATCAGCGTCACGGAGCCAGCAGCCTATGTGATTCCCGCCCCCTGGACCGTCATCATCGACCGGATCAAGGCCCACGGCCTCCGCTACCAAAAGCTGCCGCAAGCGACCACCCTCACCGCGCAGAGCTATCAGCTCAGTGATCCGGTCTGGGCCAGCCATCCTTTTGAAGGCCATTTGATGCTGACCCGGTTTGCCCAATCCCGGCAACCACGTACCGTCCGGCTGCCGCCCGGCTCGATCGTGGTCCCCATGAACCAGCGGGCCGCACGGGTGGCCATGGCCCTGCTGGAGCCTCAGGCGCCCGACTCCCTGCTGCACTGGGGGTATCTGAACGCGATTTTCGAAGCCAAGGAATATGGCGAGCCACGGGTGCTTGAACAGCTGGCCCAGGACATGCTGATCAAGGATCCCGACATGAAAGCCGCCTTCGATCACAAGCTGGCCAGCGACCCGGCCTTTGCCGCCGATCCGCAGGCCCGACTGCAGTACTTTTTCGACCGATCCCCCTGGCATGCGGCCCAAGGCGTGGGCGCCTATCCGGTGTTGCGGCTGGATGCCGCCGAGCTGGCCCGACTGCAAGCCCAGCCCCAACCCGCCACAGAGCCACGGTCGTCCGGCCACACCTGA
- a CDS encoding DUF4442 domain-containing protein has product MKPANFRRLINLWPPYLLNSIRVQSIARDWSEARVVLHLRPWNRNIMRTQFGGNLFAMIDPMPMLLAMRQLGTHYHVWDKAAEIDFVAPGRSHVHATIRMPACAMDEIRSAAQTGDKVLRWFDIDICHADGSPVAHVRKQLYVRLKSQHR; this is encoded by the coding sequence ATGAAACCTGCAAATTTCCGTCGCCTGATCAATCTCTGGCCGCCCTATCTGCTGAACAGCATCCGGGTGCAATCGATTGCACGGGACTGGTCGGAAGCCAGAGTCGTGCTGCACTTGCGGCCCTGGAACCGGAACATCATGCGGACCCAGTTCGGCGGCAACCTGTTTGCCATGATCGATCCGATGCCCATGCTGCTGGCCATGCGACAACTGGGAACGCACTACCATGTCTGGGACAAGGCGGCGGAAATCGACTTTGTCGCTCCGGGGCGAAGTCATGTTCACGCCACCATCCGGATGCCTGCCTGCGCCATGGATGAGATCCGCAGCGCCGCCCAAACCGGCGACAAGGTGCTGCGCTGGTTCGATATCGACATCTGTCATGCCGATGGCAGCCCCGTGGCGCATGTCCGCAAGCAGCTGTATGTCCGTCTAAAATCGCAACACCGCTGA